From Zalophus californianus isolate mZalCal1 chromosome 16, mZalCal1.pri.v2, whole genome shotgun sequence, one genomic window encodes:
- the PSMC5 gene encoding 26S proteasome regulatory subunit 8 isoform X1, whose translation MALDGPEQMELEEGKAGSGLRQYYLSKIEELQLIVNDKSQNLRRLQAQRNELNAKVRLLREELQLLQEQGSYVGEVVRAMDKKKVLVKVHPEGKFVVDVDKNIDINDVTPNCRVALRNDSYTLHKILPNKVDPLVSLMMVEKVPDSTYEMIGGLDKQIKEIKEVIELPVKHPELFEALGIAQPKGVLLYGPPGTGKTLLARAVAHHTDCTFIRVSGSELVQKFIGEGARMVRELFVMAREHAPSIIFMDEIDSIGSSRLEGGSGGDSEVQRTMLELLNQLDGFEATKNIKVIMATNRIDILDSALLRPGRIDRKIEFPPPNEEARLDILKIHSRKMNLTRGINLRKIAELMPGASGAEVKGVCTEAGMYALRERRVHVTQEDFEMAVAKVMQKDSEKNMSIKKLWK comes from the exons ATGGCGCTTGACGGACCGGAGCAG ATGGAGCTGGAAGAGGGGAAGGCAGGCAGTGGACTCCGCCAGTATTATCTGTCCAAGATTGAAGAACTCCAG CTGATTGTAAATGATAAGAGCCAAAATCTCCGGAGGCTGCAGGCACAGAGGAATGAGCTTAATGCAAAAG TTCGCCTACTGCGGGAAGAGCTACAGCTGCTGCAGGAACAGGGCTCCTATGTGGGGGAAGTAGTCCGGGCCATGGACAAGAAAAAAGTGTTGGTTAAG GTGCATCCTGAAGGCAAGTTTGTCGTAGATGTGGACAAGAACATCGACATCAACGAC GTGACACCCAATTGCCGGGTGGCTCTTAGAAACGACAGCTACACTCTGCACAAGATCTTGCCCAACAAGGTAGACCCACTAGTGTCACTGATGATGGTGGAGAAGGTGCCAGATTCAACCTATGAGATGATCGGTGGACTGGACAAGCAGATTAAGGAGATCAAAGAAGTGATCGAGCTGCCTGTCAAGCATCCTGAGCTCTTTGAAGCGCTGGGCATTGCGCAGCCCAAG GGGGTGCTGCTATATGGACCCCCAGGCACTGGGAAGACACTGTTGGCCCGGGCTGTGGCTCATCACACAGACTGCACCTTTATTCGTGTCTCCGGCTCTGAATTGGTACAGAAATTCATTGGGGAAG GGGCAAGAATGGTGAGGGAGCTGTTTGTCATGGCACGAGAACACGCTCCATCTATCATCTTCATGGATGAAATTGACTCCATTGGCTCCTCACGGCTGGAGGGGGGTTCTGGAGGGGACAGTGAGGTGCAGCGGACAATGCTGGAGCTGCTCAACCAGCTGGATGGCTTTGAGGCCACCAAGAATATCAAG GTTATCATGGCTACTAATAGGATTGACATCCTGGACTCTGCGCTGCTTCGCCCCGGGCGCATTGACAGAAAAATTGAATTCCCACCCCCCAATGAGGAG GCCCGGCTGGACATTCTGAAGATTCATTCTCGGAAAATGAACCTGACCCGGGGGATCAACCTGCGGAAAATTGCCGAGCTCATGCCTGGGGCATCCGGTGCCGAAGTGAAG gGGGTGTGCACTGAAGCTGGCATGTACGCCCTGCGGGAACGGCGTGTCCACGTCACCCAGGAGGACTTCGAGATGGCCGTAGCCAAG gtCATGCAGAAGGATAGTGAGAAAAACATGTCTATCAAGAAGCTTTGGAAGTGA
- the PSMC5 gene encoding 26S proteasome regulatory subunit 8 isoform X2, producing MELEEGKAGSGLRQYYLSKIEELQLIVNDKSQNLRRLQAQRNELNAKVRLLREELQLLQEQGSYVGEVVRAMDKKKVLVKVHPEGKFVVDVDKNIDINDVTPNCRVALRNDSYTLHKILPNKVDPLVSLMMVEKVPDSTYEMIGGLDKQIKEIKEVIELPVKHPELFEALGIAQPKGVLLYGPPGTGKTLLARAVAHHTDCTFIRVSGSELVQKFIGEGARMVRELFVMAREHAPSIIFMDEIDSIGSSRLEGGSGGDSEVQRTMLELLNQLDGFEATKNIKVIMATNRIDILDSALLRPGRIDRKIEFPPPNEEARLDILKIHSRKMNLTRGINLRKIAELMPGASGAEVKGVCTEAGMYALRERRVHVTQEDFEMAVAKVMQKDSEKNMSIKKLWK from the exons ATGGAGCTGGAAGAGGGGAAGGCAGGCAGTGGACTCCGCCAGTATTATCTGTCCAAGATTGAAGAACTCCAG CTGATTGTAAATGATAAGAGCCAAAATCTCCGGAGGCTGCAGGCACAGAGGAATGAGCTTAATGCAAAAG TTCGCCTACTGCGGGAAGAGCTACAGCTGCTGCAGGAACAGGGCTCCTATGTGGGGGAAGTAGTCCGGGCCATGGACAAGAAAAAAGTGTTGGTTAAG GTGCATCCTGAAGGCAAGTTTGTCGTAGATGTGGACAAGAACATCGACATCAACGAC GTGACACCCAATTGCCGGGTGGCTCTTAGAAACGACAGCTACACTCTGCACAAGATCTTGCCCAACAAGGTAGACCCACTAGTGTCACTGATGATGGTGGAGAAGGTGCCAGATTCAACCTATGAGATGATCGGTGGACTGGACAAGCAGATTAAGGAGATCAAAGAAGTGATCGAGCTGCCTGTCAAGCATCCTGAGCTCTTTGAAGCGCTGGGCATTGCGCAGCCCAAG GGGGTGCTGCTATATGGACCCCCAGGCACTGGGAAGACACTGTTGGCCCGGGCTGTGGCTCATCACACAGACTGCACCTTTATTCGTGTCTCCGGCTCTGAATTGGTACAGAAATTCATTGGGGAAG GGGCAAGAATGGTGAGGGAGCTGTTTGTCATGGCACGAGAACACGCTCCATCTATCATCTTCATGGATGAAATTGACTCCATTGGCTCCTCACGGCTGGAGGGGGGTTCTGGAGGGGACAGTGAGGTGCAGCGGACAATGCTGGAGCTGCTCAACCAGCTGGATGGCTTTGAGGCCACCAAGAATATCAAG GTTATCATGGCTACTAATAGGATTGACATCCTGGACTCTGCGCTGCTTCGCCCCGGGCGCATTGACAGAAAAATTGAATTCCCACCCCCCAATGAGGAG GCCCGGCTGGACATTCTGAAGATTCATTCTCGGAAAATGAACCTGACCCGGGGGATCAACCTGCGGAAAATTGCCGAGCTCATGCCTGGGGCATCCGGTGCCGAAGTGAAG gGGGTGTGCACTGAAGCTGGCATGTACGCCCTGCGGGAACGGCGTGTCCACGTCACCCAGGAGGACTTCGAGATGGCCGTAGCCAAG gtCATGCAGAAGGATAGTGAGAAAAACATGTCTATCAAGAAGCTTTGGAAGTGA
- the PSMC5 gene encoding 26S proteasome regulatory subunit 8 isoform X3, with protein MDKKKVLVKVHPEGKFVVDVDKNIDINDVTPNCRVALRNDSYTLHKILPNKVDPLVSLMMVEKVPDSTYEMIGGLDKQIKEIKEVIELPVKHPELFEALGIAQPKGVLLYGPPGTGKTLLARAVAHHTDCTFIRVSGSELVQKFIGEGARMVRELFVMAREHAPSIIFMDEIDSIGSSRLEGGSGGDSEVQRTMLELLNQLDGFEATKNIKVIMATNRIDILDSALLRPGRIDRKIEFPPPNEEARLDILKIHSRKMNLTRGINLRKIAELMPGASGAEVKGVCTEAGMYALRERRVHVTQEDFEMAVAKVMQKDSEKNMSIKKLWK; from the exons ATGGACAAGAAAAAAGTGTTGGTTAAG GTGCATCCTGAAGGCAAGTTTGTCGTAGATGTGGACAAGAACATCGACATCAACGAC GTGACACCCAATTGCCGGGTGGCTCTTAGAAACGACAGCTACACTCTGCACAAGATCTTGCCCAACAAGGTAGACCCACTAGTGTCACTGATGATGGTGGAGAAGGTGCCAGATTCAACCTATGAGATGATCGGTGGACTGGACAAGCAGATTAAGGAGATCAAAGAAGTGATCGAGCTGCCTGTCAAGCATCCTGAGCTCTTTGAAGCGCTGGGCATTGCGCAGCCCAAG GGGGTGCTGCTATATGGACCCCCAGGCACTGGGAAGACACTGTTGGCCCGGGCTGTGGCTCATCACACAGACTGCACCTTTATTCGTGTCTCCGGCTCTGAATTGGTACAGAAATTCATTGGGGAAG GGGCAAGAATGGTGAGGGAGCTGTTTGTCATGGCACGAGAACACGCTCCATCTATCATCTTCATGGATGAAATTGACTCCATTGGCTCCTCACGGCTGGAGGGGGGTTCTGGAGGGGACAGTGAGGTGCAGCGGACAATGCTGGAGCTGCTCAACCAGCTGGATGGCTTTGAGGCCACCAAGAATATCAAG GTTATCATGGCTACTAATAGGATTGACATCCTGGACTCTGCGCTGCTTCGCCCCGGGCGCATTGACAGAAAAATTGAATTCCCACCCCCCAATGAGGAG GCCCGGCTGGACATTCTGAAGATTCATTCTCGGAAAATGAACCTGACCCGGGGGATCAACCTGCGGAAAATTGCCGAGCTCATGCCTGGGGCATCCGGTGCCGAAGTGAAG gGGGTGTGCACTGAAGCTGGCATGTACGCCCTGCGGGAACGGCGTGTCCACGTCACCCAGGAGGACTTCGAGATGGCCGTAGCCAAG gtCATGCAGAAGGATAGTGAGAAAAACATGTCTATCAAGAAGCTTTGGAAGTGA
- the FTSJ3 gene encoding pre-rRNA 2'-O-ribose RNA methyltransferase FTSJ3, whose protein sequence is MGKKGKVGKSRRDKFYHLAKETGYRSRSAFKLIQLNRRFQFLQKARALLDLCAAPGGWLQVAAKFMPVSSLILGVDLVPIKPLPNVVTLQEDITTERCRQALRKELKTWKVDVVLNDGAPNVGASWVHDAYSQAHLTLMALRLACDFLARGGCFITKVFRSRDYQPLLWIFQQLFRRVQATKPQASRHESAEIFVVCQGFLAPDKVDSKFFDPKFAFKEIEVQAKTVTELVTRKKPKAEGYAEGDLTLYHRTSVTDFLRAANPVDFLSKASEISLDDEELAQHPATTEDIRACCQDIKVLGRKELRSLLNWRTKLRRYVAKKLKEQAKALDISLSSGEEDDEAGEESEAGTGQQPSEEEEEERLNQSLAEMKAQEVAELKRKKKKLLREQRKQRERVELKMDLPGVSIADEGETGMFSLRTIRGHQLLEEVTQGDMSAADTFLSDPPRDDLYVSDVEEDDDDASLESDLDPEELAGVGGSPGLKDQKRVQFAEVDDDERGGGEGNPLLVPLEEKTILQEEQARLWFSKDGFRGIEEDADEALELSQAQLLYERHRRGQQQLPSPPSGLESEKKAPQHQEAGPKRPEAPAEAKSASGPDEEGEDSSDSDSSGSEESWEPKRGKKRSRGLKSDDGFEVVPIEDPVKHQILDPEGLALGAIIASSKKAKRDLIDNSFSRYTFNEEEGELPEWFVQEERQHRIRQLPVDKKEVERHRQRWREINARPIKKVAEAKARKKRRMLKKLEQTKKKAEAVVNTVDISEREKVAQLRSLYKKAGLGREKRQVTYVVAKKGVGRKVRRPAGVRGPFKVVDSRMKKDQRAQQRKEQKKKHRRK, encoded by the exons ATGGGCAAGAAGGGCAAAGTCGGGAAGAGCCGGCGGGACAAGTTCTATCACCTGGCGAAGGAGACCG GTTACCGCTCCCGCTCTGCTTTCAAGCTGATCCAGTTGAATCGCCGCTTTCAGTTCCTGCAGAAAGCGCGAGCCTTGCTGGACCTGTGTGCTGCGCCAGGGGGATG GCTGCAGGTGGCTGCTAAGTTTATGCCTGTATCCAGCCTTATTCTAG GAGTGGACCTGGTTCCAATCAAGCCTCTTCCCAATGTGGTGACGCTCCAGGAGGACATCACAACAGAACGCTGTAGGCAG gCCCTGAGAAAGGAACTGAAGACCTGGAAAGTTGATGTTGTGCTCAATGATGGGGCCCCCAACGTTGGGGCTAGCTGGGTCCATGATGCTTACTCACAAG CCCATTTGACACTGATGGCTCTGCGTTTGGCTTGTGATTTTCTGGCCCGTGGAGGCTGTTTCATCACGAAGGTTTTTCGTTCCCGAGACTATCAGCCCCTACTCTGGATCTTCCAGCAGCTCTTCCGCCGTGTCCAGGCTACTAAGCCCCAAGCCTCTCGCCATGAATCCGCGGAGATCTTTGTTGTCTGCCAGG GATTTCTGGCTCCTGACAAGGTTGACAGTAAATTCTTTGACCCCAAGTTTGCCTTCAAGGAGATCGAAGTTCAGGCCAAGACTGTTACTGAATTGGTAACCAGGAAGAAGCCAAAG GCCGAAGGCTATGCTGAGGGTGACCTCACGCTCTATCACCGTACTTCAGTCACTGACTTTCTCCGAGCTGCCAACCCTGTTGACTTCCTCTCCAAAGCCAGTGAA ATTTCACTAGATGATGAAGAGTTGGCACAGCATCCAGCTACCACTGAGGACATCCGGGCGTGCTGTCAGGATATCAAAGTGCTGGGGCGCAAAGAACTTAG GTCCCTCCTGAACTGGAGAACAAAGCTCCGGCGATACGTGGCCAAGAAGCTGAAAGAACAAGCGAAGGCACTGGACATCAG CCTCAGTTCCGGAGAGGAAGACGACGAAGCAGGTGAGGAGTCTGAGGCTGGGACGGGGCAGCAGCCctctgaggaagaagaggaggaacgATTAAACCAGAGCCTGGCAGAGATGAAGGCCCAGGAGGTGGCAGAATTAAAGAG gaagaaaaagaagctgCTGCGTGAGCAGAGAAAACAGCGGGAGCGTGTGGAGCTGAAGATGGATCTTCCTGGGGTTTCTATTGCAGACGAGGGGGAGACTGGCATGTTCTCCCTGCGCACCATCCGGGGTCACCAG TTGTTAGAGGAGGTCACACAAGGGGATATGAGCGCTGCAGACACATTTCTGTCTGATCCGCCAAGAGACGACCTCTACGTATCAGATGTTGAGGAAGATGATGACGACGCATCTCTAGAGAGTGACCTGGATCCGGAGGAGCTGGCAGGGGTTGGAGGGTCTCCGGGTCTGAAGGACCAGAAGCG TGTACAATTTGCTGAAGTAGATGATgatgaaagaggaggaggagaagggaatcCACTGCTGGTACCTTTGGAGGAAAAGACGATACTGCAGGAAGAACAAGCCCGTCTGTGGTTCTCTAAG GATGGCTTCAGAGGGATTGAGGAGGATGCTGATGAGGCCCTGGAGCTCAGTCAGGCCCAGCTGTTGTATGAGAGGCATCGGAGGGGGCAACAGCAGCTGCCGTCCCCACCTTCTGGTTTGGAGAGTGAGAAAAAAGCTCCCCAGCACCAGGAGGCGGGCCCTAAGCGGCCAGAGGCTCCAGCAGAGGCCAAGAGTGCCTCTGGGCCTGACGAGGAAGGCGAGGACAGCTCGGACAGCGACAGCAGCGGCAGCGAAGAGAG TTGGGAACCAAAGCGCGGGAAGAAGCGAAGTCGTGGGCTTAAGTCTGATGACGGGTTTGAGGTCGTGCCCATCGAGGACCCAG TGAAACATCAGATACTAGATCCTGAAGGCCTTGCCCTAGGTGCTATCATTGCCTCTTCCAAAAAGGCTAAGAGAGATCTCATAGATAACTCCTTCAGCCG GTATACATTTaatgaggaggagggggagcttCCAGAGTGGTTCGTGCAAGAGGAACGGCAGCACAGGATCCGGCAGCTGCCTGTTGACAAGAAGGAGGTGGAACGCCACCGCCAACGTTGGCGGGAAATCAATGCACGTCCCATCAAGAAAGTAGCCGAGGCGAAGGCCAGAAAGAAACGGAGG aTGCTGAAGAAGCTGGAGCAAACCAAGAAGAAGGCAGAGGCTGTGGTGAACACCGTGGACATCTCAGAACGTGAGAAAGTGGCTCAGCTTCGGAG TCTCTACAAgaaggctgggctgggcagggagaaACGCCAGGTCACCTATGTGGTAGCCAAAAAAGGTGTGGGCCGCAAAGTGCGCCGGCCAGCTGGAGTCAGAGGCCCTTTCAAGGTGGTGGACTCAAGGATGAAGAAGGACCAAagggcacagcaaaggaaagagcagaagaaaaaacACAGACGGAAGTGA